One window of Ziziphus jujuba cultivar Dongzao chromosome 5, ASM3175591v1 genomic DNA carries:
- the LOC107421589 gene encoding uncharacterized protein LOC107421589 isoform X2 produces the protein MLLAVEGGGFFSSSASGYSKGLTLLLLGQKNEDKPMRVSPWNHYQLVDQESDPDLQLASTKNRLARGCASFVCFGRTSAGLDTPSPLKVGPAQQQDVSPGSLVSDKGTDQTADHDDGDARKVALKSSLKKPSNSTPASSNTANEYTALGDTGRNIPAPNERRKVQWTDTCGSDLVEIREFEPRCIG, from the exons ATGTTATTGGCAGTAGAAGGAGGAGGATTCTTCTCTTCTTCGGCTTCTGGGTATAGCAAAGGTCTGACCCTTCTTCTCTTGGGTCAGAAGAACGAAGATAAACCCATGAGAGTTTCGCCGTGGAATCATTACCAGTTGGTGGACCAAGAATCTGACCCTGACCTCCAGCTGGCTTCCACGAAGAACAGACTTGCCCGCGGCTGTGCTTCCTTTGTCTGCTTTGGTCGCACTTCCGCTGGGCTTGACACTCCATCTCCTCTTAAAGTTGGACCTGCCCAACAACAGGATGTCTCGCCAGGGTCTCTTGTTTCCGATAAGGGCACAGATCAGACGGCTGAtcatgatgatggtgatgcaAGAAAGGTTGCTCTTAAGAGTAGCTTGAAGAAGCCATCAAATAGTACTCCTGCTTCTTCCAACACTGCTAATGAGTATACAGCACTGGGTGACACAGGAAGGAATATCCCTGCTCCTAATGAAAGAAGAAAAGTTCAATGGACTGATACTTGTGGGAGTGATCTTGTTGAGATCAGGGAATTTGAGCCCAG ATGCATCGGATGA
- the LOC107421589 gene encoding uncharacterized protein LOC107421589 isoform X1, with protein MLLAVEGGGFFSSSASGYSKGLTLLLLGQKNEDKPMRVSPWNHYQLVDQESDPDLQLASTKNRLARGCASFVCFGRTSAGLDTPSPLKVGPAQQQDVSPGSLVSDKGTDQTADHDDGDARKVALKSSLKKPSNSTPASSNTANEYTALGDTGRNIPAPNERRKVQWTDTCGSDLVEIREFEPSEADASDDDFDSGNERSCSCAIM; from the exons ATGTTATTGGCAGTAGAAGGAGGAGGATTCTTCTCTTCTTCGGCTTCTGGGTATAGCAAAGGTCTGACCCTTCTTCTCTTGGGTCAGAAGAACGAAGATAAACCCATGAGAGTTTCGCCGTGGAATCATTACCAGTTGGTGGACCAAGAATCTGACCCTGACCTCCAGCTGGCTTCCACGAAGAACAGACTTGCCCGCGGCTGTGCTTCCTTTGTCTGCTTTGGTCGCACTTCCGCTGGGCTTGACACTCCATCTCCTCTTAAAGTTGGACCTGCCCAACAACAGGATGTCTCGCCAGGGTCTCTTGTTTCCGATAAGGGCACAGATCAGACGGCTGAtcatgatgatggtgatgcaAGAAAGGTTGCTCTTAAGAGTAGCTTGAAGAAGCCATCAAATAGTACTCCTGCTTCTTCCAACACTGCTAATGAGTATACAGCACTGGGTGACACAGGAAGGAATATCCCTGCTCCTAATGAAAGAAGAAAAGTTCAATGGACTGATACTTGTGGGAGTGATCTTGTTGAGATCAGGGAATTTGAGCCCAG TGAGGCAGATGCATCGGATGATGACTTTGACAGTGGGAATGAAAGAAGTTGTTCATGTGCAATTATGTAG
- the LOC107421728 gene encoding light-harvesting complex-like protein OHP2, chloroplastic, whose amino-acid sequence MSVASSFPFIKIPTSSSAPSCSYSSSSTTSSTSHHPSSWFTSTKLSIKTIRSSQTEGPIRRPVAPSVREPSPPPSLKPTPPSQPPPSSSSSPPSPPPKPASVSGLVSVDDKNAVITLEFQRQKAKELQDYFKQKKLDDADQGPFFGFVGKNEISNGRWAMFGFAVGMLTEYATGSDFVDQVKILLSNFGIVDLE is encoded by the exons atgtcagTGGCATCTTCATTCCCATTTATCAAAATCCCAACTTCTTCTTCTGCACCATCttgttcttattcttcttcGTCTACCACTTCATCGACTTCTCATCATCCTTCTTCATGGTTCACTTCAACTAAGCTTTCTATCAAAACCATTAGGAGCTCTCAAACTGAAGGACCCATTAGAAGACCTGTTGCTCCTTCTGTCAGGGAACCCTCTCCACCTCCTTCTCTCAAACCCACTCCTCCTTCTCAGCCTccaccttcttcttcctcttctcccCCATCTCCACCTCCCAAGCCGGCTTCTGTTTCCGGGTTGGTATCTGTGGATGATAAGAATGCGGTGATAACATTGGAGTTTCAGAGACAGAAGGCTAAGGAGCTTCAGGATTACTTCAAGCAGAAGAAGCTTGATGATGCTGATCAGGGTCCCTTCTTTGGGTTCGTTGGGAAGAATGAGATTTCTAATGGAAG ATGGGCAATGTTTGGTTTTGCTGTTGGAATGCTAACAGAGTATGCAACAGGCTCAGACTTCGTAGATCAAGTAAAGATCCTTCTCTCCAATTTTGGGATAGTAGATCTGGAATGA
- the LOC107421595 gene encoding probable serine/threonine-protein kinase At1g54610 yields the protein MGCVQAKPSMNSSPKGLEKLKLESGYVGKGGFDGPRRSTGQRYPHRESSRRYRDEPRLNNVEFGGNNGNVEGDEKLVGKDGNLSKGLSIGEEELVGGWPKWLTDNIPRDVLAGLVPKSAESYHKLDKVGQGTYSNVYKARDRDTGKIVALKKVRFDTSEPESVKFMAREIMILQKLDHPNIVKLEGLATSRMQYSLYLVFEFMQSDLARIISRPEGLTEPQVKCYMHQLLSGLQHCHDRGILHRDIKGSNLLIDKNGMLKIADFGLANYYNRKRPLTNRVVTLWYRAPELLLGATNYGVGIDLWSAGCLFAEMFLGRPIMPGRTEVEQLHRIFKLCGTPSEEYWKRLKLSTTFRPPKSYKPSLQEAFRDFPQSSLGLLNILLALDPAYRGCASSALQNKFFSTSPLACDLSDLPVIYNEVDELDQANEWRNYSKSKMKRRSRTQRERRIKHVSREKPEDSVTSKEEMEKTAERNTQSEEPGSTTSSTSGQKESPYFSLSPIIPSGQKMSQRNQGYPNGTKNNKNLPPLPKSKSRITDYKKESNMYRANRVSRSTSTREFRNLDKMENLEL from the exons ATGGGCTGTGTTCAAGCTAAGCCTTCCATGAATTCATCACCTAAGGGCTTAGAGAAGTTGAAGTTGGAAAGTGGGTATGTTGGAAAAGGTGGGTTTGATGGTCCTAGAAGATCCACTGGTCAAAGATATCCACACAGGGAGTCTTCTAGGAGATATAGGGATGAACCCAGGTTGAACAATGTTGAATTTGGTGGCAATAATGGCAATGTAGAAGGAGATGAGAAGTTGGTTGGTAAGGATGGGAATTTGTCAAAGGGATTATCCATTGGAGAGGAGGAACTGGTGGGTGGGTGGCCAAAATGGCTTACTGATAACATTCCTAGGGATGTATTGGCTGGCTTGGTTCCAAAGAGTGCTGAGTCTTACCATAAACTTGATAAG GTAGGCCAGGGAACTTATAGCAATGTGTACAAAGCTCGGGATAGGGACACTGGAAAAATTGTTGCATTGAAGAAGGTCCGTTTCGATACATCAGAACCTGAGAGTGTTAAATTTATGGCACGAGAGATTATGATATTACAGAAATTGGATCATCCTAATATAGTAAAACTTGAAGGATTGGCCACATCAAGAATGCAATATAGTCTTTATCTTGTCTTTGAATTCATGCAGTCGGATTTGGCTAGAATAATATCCCGCCCCGAAGGGCTTACAGAACCGCAG GTGAAATGCTATATGCATCAACTACTTTCAGGTCTGCAGCATTGCCATGATAGGGGAATTTTACATCGAGATATTAAAGGTTCAAACTTGTTGATTGATAAAAATGGAATGCTGAAGATTGCGGATTTTGGCCTTGCAAATTATTATAATCGCAAGCGTCCTCTTACAAACCGCGTTGTGACACTTTGGTACCGAGCTCCTGAGCTACTGTTAGGTGCTACAAATTATGGGGTGGGTATTGATCTTTGGAGTGCTGGATGCCTATTTGCAGAGATGTTTTTAGGGAGACCAATTATGCCTGGCAGAACGGAG GTTGAGCAACTTCACAGGATTTTCAAGCTATGTGGCACACCATCAGAGGAATACTGGAAAAGGCTGAAGCTATCTACAACCTTCAGGCCTCCAAAATCATATAAACCCAGCCTCCAGGAAGCTTTCAGGGATTTCCCTCAATCCTCTCTGGGTCTGTTGAACATTCTTCTTGCTTTGGATCCTGCATATCGTGGCTGTGCATCCTCTGCTCTCCAAAATAAG TTCTTTTCCACAAGCCCCTTGGCATGTGACCTTTCAGATCTACCTGTAATCTACAATGAGGTTGACGAATTGGATCAAGCCAATGAATGGAGAAA TTATAGCAAATCTAAAATGAAAAGACGGTCTCGTACACAACGTGAGCGCAGGATAAAGCATGTTTCTCGTGAAAAACCAGAAGATTCTGTAACTTCTAAAGAG GAAATGGAAAAGACTGCAGAGAGGAACACTCAAAGTGAAGAGCCAGGTAGCACTACAAGCAGTACCTCTGGACAGAAAGAGAGCCCATATTTCTCACTCTCTCCGATTATACCTTCTGGTCAGAAAATGTCTCAGAGAAACCAAGGCTATCCTAATGGTACCAAGAACAATAAGAACCTGCCTCCATTGCCCAAGTCCAAATCACGCATCACCGATTACAAAAAAGAGAGTAACATGTACAGAGCAAATCGTGTCAGCAGGTCAACATCCACAAGAGAGTTCAGAAATTTGGATAAAATGGAGAACTTGGAACTATAA